From the Bacillota bacterium genome, the window TTTGCCCGTGTACGGTATAATATATATGATATGATTCCATTTATGATAAAATACTGTATTATGGTCACGCTGTTACTACAAATACTTGCTGAAATTCTGTGTTCTCATCGGAGGAGCAGGATGCCAGGGTGAGGCGCAGAATTGTTCCTAAAAGAAAAGCTTTGAGGTGGGGATAAACTATGAACTTACTAGAAAAACAACATCGTATCCAGCAACTCATGGCAACTTTCGTTGCGGAAGCCAAAGCTGCCTCCGCGATATCTAGGACCGACCTCAATCACGTCGCTGAAATAGTGTTAATTCCACTTTTCAAGATAGTCTATGGACTAGACAACCTCAAAAACCTAAACACCGAAGAGGAAGCTAACTATCCTGGCATTGACCTTGGTGATGATGTAGCTCGTGTCGCCGTCCAAGTCACAGCCACGTCTGAAAGTGAGAAGATCAAAGACACCCTGCGCAAATTCGTGAAGTATAAACTGTACGAGAAATATGATCGTCTAATCATCTACATATTGACTGAGAAGCAGCGATCATATTCCGGCAGTGGTTTTGATGAAATCATACAAGGTAGAATTACATTCGACAAGAACCGCGACATTATGGACTACCGAGACATGCTTCGCGAAATCGGGTCGTTTCAGATCGATAAGATTTCTTGCATAGAAAACATTCTGGAGGCCAACTTTGGTGATGCCAATACGCCGATGTTCGGCCATATCTTAGCTCCTCAAACTGAGAGGGTCTTCTTAAACATGTTGCCACTTAGATTTCCCGAAAGGCTATACTTGGGTAATGTGGTTATTGACTTTAGAGACGATGAACAGCCCGACCAGCGGCAGTATCATCGTGGGCGGCAAGGCCCACAGCGATGCAGGTTTGCCTCAAAGCGAGACCAGATTCGTGTAGCTTTACAGCAACGTGGCCTACGGTTTGCAACTGGTTGGGAATATCACGAAGGGAAGATTTTTACCTTCCATAACCTTTACGATGAGGGGAACCCTCTTCGATCAGTCATCGACATCGGAA encodes:
- a CDS encoding SMEK domain-containing protein, whose translation is MNLLEKQHRIQQLMATFVAEAKAASAISRTDLNHVAEIVLIPLFKIVYGLDNLKNLNTEEEANYPGIDLGDDVARVAVQVTATSESEKIKDTLRKFVKYKLYEKYDRLIIYILTEKQRSYSGSGFDEIIQGRITFDKNRDIMDYRDMLREIGSFQIDKISCIENILEANFGDANTPMFGHILAPQTERVFLNMLPLRFPERLYLGNVVIDFRDDEQPDQRQYHRGRQGPQRCRFASKRDQIRVALQQRGLRFATGWEYHEGKIFTFHNLYDEGNPLRSVIDIGTIESMASREFYSIDENYERIFKSLLRRSLQQLLYHRGVWWQSEENFFIFVEQNGLVRRVEKWQGKKINEREVFVRTMKDNKPDEILKCKHLAFSTQFRRIDNDWYLVITPDWFFSIDGYRKSPYCEDDLKWLKLKENNSHIANHLRFIAYFLRHQQRGLFDEDRWEGPRFLTFGEFVSFGDAPLLIDNKWLPTPDADDEENDIFVQGELDI